In a genomic window of Glycine max cultivar Williams 82 chromosome 13, Glycine_max_v4.0, whole genome shotgun sequence:
- the LOC100802434 gene encoding fructokinase-1, producing the protein MPLSVPARARIHHLHGPSFFPSISKPKQKPIWPTLLPLNRAFGCRSLEIAVPSPSSSLPSNVGPNSWKHVDVATLSNLCVDIVLNVPQLPPPSPLQRKAFMDRLAQSPPDKKYWEAGGNCNMAIAAARLGLNCISIGHVGNEIYGKFLSDVLRDEGIGLVGMITNDDIVNSSSGSASCETLLCWVLVDPLQRHGFCSRADFCEEPILHWMSKLSSEVKMAIKNSKVLFCNGYGFDELSPGALLSAMEYAVEVGTSIFFDPGPRGKSLSTGTPDEQRALNQLLRMSDVLLLTSEEAEELTGINDPILAGQEFLKRGIRTKWVIVKMGSKGSILITASSVACAPAFKVNVIDTVGCGDSFVAAIVYGFIHNMPLVNTLAIANAVGAATAMGCGAGRNVATLENVVHILRSSNLSEDDEFWIEILEKNVVAQEITYLSNVMNGNKNRLNLVSFDKVASELLPKLELPQTVGNAPT; encoded by the exons ATGCCTCTCTCAGTCCCAGCCAGAGCGAGAATCCACCATCTCCATGGACCCTCCTTTTTCCCTTCCATTtccaaaccaaaacaaaaacccatTTGGCCAACCCTTTTGCCTCTGAATCGCGCATTCGGGTGCAGAAGCCTCGAAATCGCCGTCCCTAGCCCCTCCTCCTCGCTCCCTTCCAACGTTGGACCGAATAGTTGGAAACACGTGGACGTTGCCACTCTGAGCAACCTCTGCGTCGACATCGTCCTCAATGTCCCGCAGTTGCCCCCTCCCTCCCCTCTTCAACGCAAGGCTTTCATGGACCGCTTGGCCCAATCTCCCCCTGACaag AAATATTGGGAAGCTGGTGGGAACTGCAATATGGCTATAGCAGCTGCAAGGTTAGGACTCAACTGCATATCAATTGGTCATGTGGGTAATGAAATCTATGGGAAGTTTCTGTCAGATGTGCTTCGTGATGAGGGCATTGGTTTGGTTGGGATGATTACTAATGACGATATCGTCAACAGCTCTAGTGGTAGTGCCTCTTGTGAAACTCTTTTATGTTGGGTTCTTGTTGATCCTTTACAAAGACATGGTTTTTGCAG TCGGGCTGATTTTTGCGAGGAGCCTATATTGCATTGGATGAGTAAATTGTCCAGTGAAGTTAAAATGgctattaaaaattcaaaggtCTTGTTCTGTAATGGATATGGATTTGATGAGCTCTCTCCTGGTGCACTACTCTCAGCAATGGAATATGCTGTTGAAGTTGGCACATCAATCTTCTTTGATCCTGGACCACGTGGAAAGAGTCTCTCCACTGGGACCCCAGATGAACAAAGAGCTCTTAACCAGTTACTGAGAATGAGTGATGTTCTTCTTCTAACTTCTGAGGAG GCTGAGGAATTAACCGGCATAAACGATCCAATATTAGCAGGGCAGGAGTTTCTCAAAAGAGGGATTCGCACAAAATGGGTGATTGTAAAAATGGGTTCTAAGGGTTCAATTCTTATAACAGCATCGAGTGTAGCTTGTGCACCTGCATTCAAG GTGAATGTTATTGACACTGTTGGATGTGGAGACAGTTTTGTTGCTGCTATTGTCTATGGTTTTATACATAATATGCCACTGGTTAATACATTGGCAATTGCAAATGCAGTGGGTGCTGCAACAGCCATGGGCTGTGGTGCTGGTAGGAATGTAGCAACACTGGAGAATGTAGTACATATATTAAGATCATCAAACCTCAGCGAAGATGATGAATTTTGGATTGAAATACTTGAAAAGAATGTGGTTGCTCAGGAAATAACATACCTGTCAAATGTTATGAACGGAAACAAAAACCGTCTCAACCTTGTCTCATTTGACAAGGTTGCCTCTGAGCTCTTGCCTAAGCTTGAACTTCCACAAACAGTGGGGAATGCGCCAACTTGA
- the LOC100802953 gene encoding iron-sulfur protein NUBPL: MRRLGSIRSYAKHLRIDGVKDTIAVASGKGGVGKSTTAVNLAVALARKCQLKVGLLDADVYGPSIPTMMNINTKPEVTHDKKMIPIENYGIKCMSIGLLVEKDAPIVWRGPMVSNALEKMTRGVDWGNLDILVMDMPPGTGDVQIAMSQNLQLSGALIVSTPQDVALMDARRGVKMFNKVDVPILGIVENMSCFKCPHCGEPSYIFGKGGTQRTASEMGLELLGKIPLEVEIREACDQGHPIVLAAPDSVVSRAYGEVAEKLAQKLKEQQFQPEIIL, from the exons ATGAGG AGGCTAGGAAGCATTCGGAGCTATGCAAAGCATCTTCGTATAGATGGTGTGAAGGATACTATAGCTGTTGCCTCTGGCAAAGGTGGTGTTGGCAAGTCAACCACTGCTG TTAATTTGGCTGTTGCACTTGCAAGAAAGTGTCAGCTTAAGGTTGGTTTGCTTGATGCTGATGTGTATGGACCCAGCATTCCCACCATGATGAACATCAATACAAAGCCTGAAGTCACTCATG ATAAGAAAATGATTCCTATTGAAAATTATGGAATCAAATGTATGTCAATAGGGTTACTTGTGGAGAAGGATGCCCCAATtgtttggagaggtcccatg GTATCAAATGCTCTTGAAAAAATGACAAGGGGAGTTGACTGGGGTAACCTTGACATTCTAGTGATGGATATGCCTCCTGGCACTGGTGACGTCCAGATAGCTATGTCTCAAAATCTTCAATTATCAG GTGCACTGATTGTTTCAACTCCTCAAGATGTTGCATTAATGGATGCCAGGAGGGGAGTAAAGATGTTCAATAAAGTTGATGTTCCG ATTTTGGGAATTGTTGAGAACATGAGCTGCTTTAAGTGTCCGCATTGTGGTGAACCTTCATACATATTTGGTAAAGGAGGGACTCAAAGGACAGCCTCCGAAATGGGATTAGAACTTTTAGGCAAG ATACCACTGGAAGTGGAGATCAGAGAAGCTTGTGATCAGGGGCACCCCATAGTGTTGGCTGCACCTGATTCAGTAGTTTCCAGAGCATACGGCGAGGTAGCTGAAAAGCTTGCTCAGAAACTCAAGGAACAGCAGTTCCAACCGGAGATAATACTATGA
- the LOC102662107 gene encoding probable myosin-binding protein 4, translated as MASGGKETSFVKARRMKGFISLLTSAACEWLLIFLLLLNALLSYMLTKFASYCQLQMPCLLCSRLDQILCRERPEFYVNLFCSSHKSEISSLILCHIHGKLADGHRMCDDCLLSVTAKTKCNAKTHKLLVGKFGLVLGGSGFKSPSLSRDLFAGSKGARLCTRQCTCCGKLWKSDQNSPRSIQLKSPGRAFLKPNIPFPCAPRQSRLNHRDNLKKMRDKFPGSEGKSSFQPLSHIGYTELRLNSDSESEFLFSDDDDVSSVFHENIEASNDPKAQVTSAPSSNCIPSALNPENLNDSSAKSMPLPSDQCVEPNVSEHQDVNANSAEEINLQQEKQETFSSDLAELISINEVSPSPIVMNVPDRESEDSKITSPSQDSRPTPLSELMTLNDTHAHAEASSEKSADVAQASDTGMVSEKKGEVLEKIGTEEKASTETHLEVCNSAPINPKEVDNVKEELEQSPSDKSSPNGSNISSYVPINHIHSPPGTDAEASSSNGVQVLQKSSSVESGIDSLDESNIDEIEGDSNDDRLRRQIEYYKKCMDSLQKELEAERNASAVATNEAMSMITRLQEEKAALQMEALQYLRMMEEQAEYDNDELEKVNDLLTEKEKEIQDLEAELEYYRSNLGDDEPMVHNMHKESRDLKGEDVTVQNTGVHNITNTASSSKNAEVSKVGEEDVTSGTTFLEFEEEKEYISQCLKNLEEKVHQISLHAPNDRSEKLEVSELNQQGASNGEGHQLDGHEDTGLSTEKSINTLNGNHIDKDGSAAEDVDACSLSAENNHSKSPELQICTPRREVELVALENEISDLNERLEALEFDHDLLEHLTNSLQNGNDGKQFIQDIAHRLHELRKIAIR; from the exons ATGGCATCAGGTGGAAAGGAAACTTCATTTGTCAAAGCAAGGAGAATGAAAGGGTTCATTTCCCTTCTTACATCTGCAGCTTGTGAGTGGCTTTTGATATTTCTGCTGCTACTCAATGCCTTGCTATCATATATGCTCACCAAGTTTGCGAGTTATTGCCAACTGCAAATGCCTTGCTTGTTGTGTTCTAGGCTTGATCAAATCTTATGCCGTGAAAGGCCGGAGTTCTATGTGAACCTGTTTTGCAGCAGTCACAAATCAGAAATATCATCTCTGATTTTGTGTCATATTCATGGTAAGCTGGCAGATGGGCATAGGATGTGTGATGATTGTCTTTTGTCCGTCACTGCAAAGACCAAGTGCAATGCAAAAACGCACAAATTGTTGGTGGGTAAATTTGGGCTGGTTCTTGGTGGTTCTGGTTTCAAAAGTCCATCACTAAGTAGAGATTTGTTTGCTGGCTCTAAGGGTGCAAGACTATGTACAAGACAATGTACTTGTTGTGGTAAGCTTTGGAAGTCAGATCAGAACTCCCCAAGATCTATCCAACTAAAATCACCTGGGAGAGCTTTTCTTAAGCCAAATATTCCTTTTCCATGTGCACCGAGGCAAAGCCGTTTAAATCACCGGGATAACTTGAAGAAAATGAGGGATAAATTTCCTGGATCAGAGGGAAAAAGCAGTTTTCAGCCACTATCTCATATTGGGTACACTGAGCTGAGACTTAATTCTGATTCTGAGTCCGAATTTCTATtttctgatgatgatgatgttagtAGTGTGTTTCATGAGAACATTGAAGCCAGCAATGACCCTAAAGCTCAAGTTACATCTGCACCTTCCTCAAACTGTATTCCGAGTGCTTTGAATCCGGAAAATCTGAATGATAGTTCTGCCAAATCCATGCCTTTGCCTTCAGATCAATGTGTGGAGCCTAATGTCAGCGAACATCAAGATGTGAATGCCAATTCTGCAGAAGAAATTAATTTGCAGCAAGAAAAGCAAGAGACATTCAGTTCTGACCTGGCTGAGCTCATTTCAATAAACGAGGTTTCACCATCACCTATTGTTATGAATGTTCCTGATAGAGAATCAGAAGATAGTAAGATTACTTCTCCTTCTCAGGATTCTCGTCCTACTCCTCTATCTGAGCTTATGACTTTGAACGACACACATGCACATGCTGAAGCATCATCAGAAAAAT CTGCAGATGTTGCACAAGCAAGTGATACTGGAATGGTATCTGAAAAGAAAGGGGAAGTTTTAGAGAAGATTGGTACAGAGGAAAAAGCATCAACTGAGACTCATCTGGAGGTATGTAATTCTGCTCCTATAAATCCTAAGGAAGTTGATAATGTCAAGGAAGAACTGGAGCAATCACCATCAGACAAATCTTCTCCTAATGGGTCTAATATATCATCATATGTTCCCATAAATCATATTCACTCGCCACCTGGGACAGATGCTGAGGCTTCTAGTTCTAACGGAGTTCAGGTACTTCAAAAGTCATCCTCAGTGGAATCTGGTATTGATTCTCTGGATGAAAGCAATATTGATGAAATTGAAGGAGATTCTAATGATGATAGACTGAGGAGACAAATTGAGTATTACAAGAAATGCATGGATTCTTTACAGAAGGAACTGGAGGCAGAAAGAAACGCTTCTGCTGTTGCTACAAATGAAGCAATGTCTATGATTACAAGGTTACAGGAGGAGAAGGCAGCACTGCAGATGGAGGCTCTTCAATATTTAAGAATGATGGAGGAGCAAGCAGAATATGATAATGATGAATTGGAGAAAGTTAATGATCTACtcacagaaaaggaaaaagagatacAAGATTTGGAAGCCGAGCTGGAATATTATAGATCAAACTTGGGGGATGATGAACCTATGGTCCATAATATGCATAAGGAAAGTCGGGATTTGAAAGGAGAAGATGTCACAGTGCAAAACACTGGTGTGCATAACATCACAAATACCGCAAGCAGTTCAAAGAATGCTGAGGTATCCAAAGTTGGTGAGGAAGATGTGACCAGTGGAACCACATTTTTGGAATTTGAGGAGGAAAAGGAATACATTTCTCAATGTTTGAAAAACTTGGAAGAGAAGGTTCATCAAATCTCTTTGCATGCGCCTAATGATAGATCTGAGAAACTTGAAGTCAGTGAATTGAATCAACAAGGAGCTTCTAATGGTGAAGGGCATCAATTAGATGGTCATGAAGATACTGGATTGTCCACAGAGAAAAGCATTAATACATTGAATGGAAATCATATTGATAAAGATGGATCAGCTGCTGAAGATGTTGATGCTTGTTCTCTTAGTGCAGAAAACAATCATTCCAAATCTCCTGAACTACAAATCTGCACGCCTAGAAGAGAAGTTGAGTTGGTTGCTCTAGAAAATGAAATATCAGACCTTAATGAACGGTTGGAAGCACTTGAATTTGATCATGATCTTCTGGAGCACCTAACAAATTCTCTTCAAAATGGCAATGATGGAAAACAATTTATTCAAGACATAGCTCATCGATTGCATGAGCTTCGGAAAATTGCAATAAGATGA
- the LOC100781020 gene encoding cytochrome P450 94A2 gives MEPESPALLLILFATLLWFLATTLSRGKSPPPSPTTIPKAYPVIGSVFSIAANNRRRIHWISDILHASPSSTFVLHRAFGSRQVFTANPTVVQHILKTNFPVYPKGLTLNRALGDFLGQGIFNSDGAGWKVQRQISSHEFNTRALRKFVETVVDAELSGRLLPLLAAAAKNKTVIPDLQDILQRFTFDNICKIAFGFDPEYLLPSLPLTPFATAFDDATRISSERFNAAFPLFWKIKSLLNLGSEKRLKEAISEVRGLARRIIVEKKKEFQEKETLDTLDLLSRFLCSGHSDEEFVMDIIISFILAGRDTTSAALTWFFWLISKHPKVEEEVVKEVMEKDAAYTHVYDEVKDMVYTHAALCESMRLYPPVPVDTKEAGEDDVLPDGTEVKRGWRVAYHIYAMGRSEKIWGADWGEFRPERWLSRDEVEGRWKFEGVDAFTYPVFQAGPRVCLGREMAFLQMKRLVAGIIKSFKVLSEVAEPEFAAYLTSFMVGGFPVRIQNRT, from the coding sequence ATGGAACCTGAAAGCCCAGCTTTGTTGCTTATTTTGTTTGCAACCCTACTTTGGTTCTTAGCCACAACCCTTTCCAGAGGCAAATCTCCACCACCCTCTCCCACCACCATTCCCAAAGCATATCCTGTCATCGGTTCGGTGTTCTCCATCGCCGCCAACAACCGCCGCCGCATCCACTGGATCTCCGACATCCTCCACGCCTCCCCCTCCTCCACCTTCGTCCTCCACCGCGCCTTCGGCTCCCGCCAGGTCTTCACGGCGAACCCCACCGTTGTCCAGCACATTCTCAAGACCAACTTCCCTGTGTACCCCAAGGGCCTGACTCTGAATCGGGCCCTTGGAGACTTCCTCGGCCAGGGTATCTTCAACTCAGATGGCGCTGGATGGAAAGTTCAGCGCCAAATTTCCAGCCACGAGTTCAACACTCGCGCTCTCCGCAAGTTCGTCGAAACCGTGGTCGACGCCGAACTCTCCGGCCGCCTCCTCCCCCTCCTCGCCGCCGCCGCCAAAAACAAAACCGTCATCCCCGACCTTCAGGACATCCTCCAACGCTTCACGTTTGACAACATCTGCAAGATCGCGTTCGGCTTCGACCCGGAGTATCTCCTCCCCTCCCTCCCGTTAACCCCCTTCGCCACCGCCTTCGACGACGCCACCAGAATCAGCAGCGAGAGGTTCAACGCCGCCTTCCCTCTCTTCTGGAAAATCAAAAGCCTCCTCAACCTCGGCTCCGAGAAGCGCCTCAAGGAAGCGATCTCCGAGGTAAGAGGCTTAGCAAGGAGAATCATcgtagaaaagaagaaagagtttCAAGAGAAAGAAACTCTGGACACCTTGGATCTGTTATCACGGTTTTTGTGCTCTGGCCACTCCGACGAAGAGTTCGTTATGGATATTATCATAAGCTTCATTTTAGCGGGGAGGGACACTACCTCCGCGGCGCTAACGTGGTTCTTCTGGCTGATTTCCAAGCACCCGAAAGTGGAGGAGGAGGTGGTTAAGGAGGTTATGGAGAAAGACGCGGCATACACGCACGTGTATGATGAGGTGAAGGACATGGTATACACGCACGCGGCGTTGTGCGAGAGCATGAGGCTGTACCCGCCGGTGCCGGTGGATACGAAGGAGGCAGGGGAAGACGACGTTTTGCCGGATGGGACAGAGGTGAAGAGAGGGTGGAGAGTGGCGTATCATATTTACGCGATGGGGCGGTCGGAGAAGATATGGGGGGCGGATTGGGGCGAGTTTAGGCCAGAGAGGTGGCTGAGTAGGGACGAGGTGGAAGGGAGGTGGAAATTCGAGGGGGTGGATGCTTTTACTTATCCGGTTTTTCAGGCTGGACCAAGGGTGTGTTTGGGAAGGGAAATGGCGTTTTTGCAGATGAAAAGACTTGTGGCCGGGAttatcaagagcttcaaggtGCTGTCGGAGGTGGCCGAACCCGAGTTCGCTGCGTATCTCACTTCTTTCATGGTTGGTGGCTTCCCTGTCAGGATTCAGAACCGTACGTAA
- the LOC112998760 gene encoding glu S.griseus protease inhibitor, whose translation MASLLCQGKSSWPEVVGTNGVVAVEKIERENDNVRARLVGEGSMVTMDFWCNRVWVWVDKIGVVTRVPKIG comes from the exons ATGGCAAGTCTACTATGTCAAG GGAAGAGTTCGTGGCCTGAGGTTGTGGGAACAAACGGGGTGGTAGCAGTGGAGAAGATTGAGAGAGAGAATGATAATGTTCGTGCAAGATTGGTGGGAGAAGGATCTATGGTGACAATGGACTTTTGGTGCAACCGAGTTTGGGTTTGGGTCGACAAAATTGGGGTGGTCACTCGTGTGCCAAAGATAGGTTAG
- the LOC100782107 gene encoding transcription factor MTB3: MMGEKFCVNEEDKGVLESVLGAEAVAFFISALSNNVFSGVVAPSASTDPGLRQRLCQLVEGSKWNYAVFWQVAVLKSGGSALVWGDGHCSDPKGERNGVGKEDEQEVRKNVLQKLDACFGGSVSKEANYARLDRVSDLLMFYLSSMCYIFGFDSPCGPGSSFKSGKLIWASDAAGCLNQLESRSFMGKLAGLQTVVFVPLKSGVVELGSLEMVPEEHGVVEMVRTAFGESSPGQAKVFPKIFGHELSLGDTKSQSITISFSPKVEDDPGFTSDSYEVQALGVNHAYGNSSNGTLGVSNEGKMFPQLNQMMAGNFNAQGSGVPCLDLGNEDSSSIHADERKPRKRGRKPANGREEPLNHVEAERQRREKLNQRFYALRAVVPNISKMDKASLLGDAITFITDLQMKIKVLEAEKNMIHNQDQKLSLPDMDFQEREDETVVTVRCPLDIHPVSNVVKTFKEHQIVAQDSSVSTTDDKIIHTFSIRTEGGETAAIQLKEKLEASLSKNR, translated from the coding sequence ATGATGGGTGAGAAGTTTTGTGTGAACGAGGAAGACAAGGGTGTGTTGGAGTCTGTGCTGGGTGCAGAGGCTGTTGCGTTCTTTATTTCCGCACTTTCCAATAATGTCTTTTCCGGTGTGGTTGCGCCATCGGCCAGTACTGACCCGGGTCTCCGACAGCGGTTGTGCCAGCTTGTTGAGGGTTCCAAGTGGAATTATGCTGTGTTTTGGCAGGTTGCTGTCTTGAAATCTGGTGGTTCTGCCTTGGTTTGGGGTGATGGGCATTGCAGTGATCCCAAAGGGGAGAGGAATGGAGTTGGGAAGGAGGATGAGCAGGAGGTGAGAAAGAATGTGCTGCAGAAGCTTGATGCCTGCTTTGGTGGGTCTGTGTCGAAAGAGGCTAATTATGCGAGATTGGACAGGGTTTCGGATTTGCTCATGTTTTACTTATCCTCAATGTGTTATATATTTGGTTTTGATTCGCCATGTGGCCCTGGCAGTTCGTTCAAGTCTGGTAAATTGATTTGGGCTTCCGATGCTGCTGGTTGTTTAAACCAATTAGAATCTAGATCGTTTATGGGGAAATTGGCTGGTCTTCAAACTGTTGTGTTTGTTCCTCTGAAGTCCGGGGTGGTGGAGCTTGGTTCGCTCGAAATGGTGCCTGAAGAGCACGGTGTTGTGGAGATGGTCAGGACAGCATTTGGGGAATCCAGTCCCGGACAGGCAAAGGTGTTTCCGAAGATTTTTGGGCATGAGTTAAGCCTAGGGGACACAAAATCTCAGTCTATAACTATTAGTTTCTCCCCGAAGGTGGAAGATGATCCTGGTTTTACTTCGGACTCCTATGAGGTTCAAGCACTAGGGGTGAACCATGCTTATGGAAATTCTTCCAATGGGACTTTAGGTGTCAGTAATGAAGGTAAAATGTTCCCTCAACTGAATCAAATGATGGCTGGGAATTTTAATGCTCAAGGAAGCGGGGTTCCTTGTCTAGATCTCGGTAATGAAGACTCATCCTCCATTCATGCAGATGAGCGGAAGCCCAGAAAAAGAGGTAGAAAGCCGGCAAATGGGAGAGAGGAACCGCTGAATCATGTTGAAGCTGAGAGACAAAGACGTGAGAAGCTTAACCAAAGGTTTTATGCCTTGAGAGCTGTTGTCCCTAACATATCTAAAATGGACAAGGCATCTTTGCTTGGTGATGCCATTACCTTTATCACTGATCTCCAGATGAAGATCAAGGTGTTGGAAGCTGAGAAGAACATGATCCACAATCAGGACCAAAAATTGTCATTGCCAGATATGGATTTTCAGGAAAGAGAGGATGAGACAGTTGTGACAGTGAGATGCCCCTTAGATATTCACCCTGTTTCTAATGTTGTTAAAACGTTCAAGGAGCATCAAATTGTGGCTCAAGACTCCAGTGTTTCGACTACAGATGATAAAATTATTCACACATTCTCCATAAGAACTGAGGGAGGGGAGACTGCTGCTATACAGttgaaagaaaagctggaagcaTCCCTATCCAAAAATCGATAG